In a single window of the Balaenoptera acutorostrata chromosome 3, mBalAcu1.1, whole genome shotgun sequence genome:
- the LOC130707632 gene encoding interferon alpha-inducible protein 27-like protein 2 isoform X9, producing the protein MQGEASAMHPWGCFVSPGMASAAVIGGAKAAAAVVGGALAVVAVPTVLGAMGFTGAGIAASSLAAKMMSSAAIANGGGVAAGSLVATLQSVGSAGLSLSSRVLLGSAGFALVSLVVGL; encoded by the exons ATGCAGGGGGAGGCCAGTGCCATGCACCCATGGGGGTGCTTTGTGTCTCCAGGCATGGCCTCTGCAGCCGTGATTGGAGGAG CCAAGGCTGCTGCAGCTGTGGTGGGAGGAG CCCTGGCCGTGGTGGCTGTGCCCACGGTGCTGGGCGCCATGGGCTTCACCGGGGCAGGAATCGCCGCCTCCTCCTTAGCGGCCAAGATGATGTCATCGGCCGCCATCGCCAATGGGGGCGGAGTTGCCGCCGGCAGCCTCGTGGCCACTCTCCAGTCCGTGG GATCAGCTGGACTCTCCCTGTCATCCAGAGTCCTCCTGGGATCTGCTGGGTTTGCCCTTGTGTCCCTCGTGGTGGGCTTGTGA
- the LOC130707632 gene encoding interferon alpha-inducible protein 27-like protein 2 isoform X7, translated as MNPSFQGTYRVSYLQLSILRVQRLFKRTAQRIILNRGTCLLSALPSPAKAAAAVVGGALAVVAVPTVLGAMGFTGAGIAASSLAAKMMSSAAIANGGGVAAGSLVATLQSVGSAGLSLSSRVLLGSAGFALVSLVVGL; from the exons ATGAACCCTAGCTTCCAGGGCACCTACCGGGTCTCCTATCTGCAGCTAAGCATCCTTAGAGTCCAGCGCTTGTTTAAAAGAACTGCTCAAAGAATCATTCTTAACCGTGGCACCTGTCTCCTCTCTGCGCTGCCCTCACCAG CCAAGGCTGCTGCAGCTGTGGTGGGAGGAG CCCTGGCCGTGGTGGCTGTGCCCACGGTGCTGGGCGCCATGGGCTTCACCGGGGCAGGAATCGCCGCCTCCTCCTTAGCGGCCAAGATGATGTCATCGGCCGCCATCGCCAATGGGGGCGGAGTTGCCGCCGGCAGCCTCGTGGCCACTCTCCAGTCCGTGG GATCAGCTGGACTCTCCCTGTCATCCAGAGTCCTCCTGGGATCTGCTGGGTTTGCCCTTGTGTCCCTCGTGGTGGGCTTGTGA
- the LOC130707632 gene encoding interferon alpha-inducible protein 27-like protein 1 isoform X8 — MRHAHSLDPGGVLRRSHWLSDSGFRLLRGDAVETQSWDPSRAQTVLPALCWALALAVVAVPTVLGAMGFTGAGIAASSLAAKMMSSAAIANGGGVAAGSLVATLQSVGSAGLSLSSRVLLGSAGFALVSLVVGL; from the exons ATGAGACATGCGCACAGTCTGGACCCAGGAGGTGTGTTAAGGAGAAGCCATTGGCTCAGCGACTCTGGCTTCCGATTGCTCCGCGGTGACGCCGTGGAGACCCAGAGTTGGGATCCAAGCAGGGCTCAGACCGTGCTCCCTGCTTTATGCTGGGCCCTGG CCCTGGCCGTGGTGGCTGTGCCCACGGTGCTGGGCGCCATGGGCTTCACCGGGGCAGGAATCGCCGCCTCCTCCTTAGCGGCCAAGATGATGTCATCGGCCGCCATCGCCAATGGGGGCGGAGTTGCCGCCGGCAGCCTCGTGGCCACTCTCCAGTCCGTGG GATCAGCTGGACTCTCCCTGTCATCCAGAGTCCTCCTGGGATCTGCTGGGTTTGCCCTTGTGTCCCTCGTGGTGGGCTTGTGA